One Pyrofollis japonicus DNA window includes the following coding sequences:
- the lig gene encoding DNA ligase translates to MPMSFSILAETFEKLERVTARTQMLLYLVELFKKTPPDVIDKVVYILQGKLWPDWKGLPELGVGEKLLIKAASIALQVSEQELEQLAKKLGDIGLAIEKIKQQKAQKQQAVGLLAYIKKPSGAEGLTVERVYDTLAKIAMAQGEGSRDIKLKLLAGLLAEASPKEAKYIARFVEGRLRLGVGDATIMEALAVVYGGSAAMRNIIERAYNLRADLGMIAKILATQGIEALKNIKPEVGIPIRPMLAERLNDPAEILKKLGGRALVEYKYDGERAQIHKKGDKIWIFSRRLENITHMYPDVVEMAKKWIKANEAIVEGEIVAIDPETGELRPFQVLMRRRRKHDIHLYLSEIPVAVFLFECVYANGEDLTMKPLPRRRETLEKIIEQQETWRLAEGIVTNSAEELEKFFLKAIEDGAEGVMAKAIHEKSIYQAGARGWLWIKYKRDYKSEMTDTVDLVVIGAFYGRGRRGGKFGALLMAAYDPDSDTFKSVCKVGSGFTDEDLERLDDMLKPYIRDRKPARVDSQMKPDVWVEPALVAEVIGAELTLSPIHTCCYGWVKPGAGISIRFPRFVRWRPDKGPEDATTTKELYEMYKRQLRRIKEEQTAEQA, encoded by the coding sequence ATGCCTATGAGTTTCTCTATACTTGCTGAGACGTTTGAAAAGCTTGAAAGAGTTACTGCTAGGACACAGATGCTCCTCTACCTCGTCGAGTTGTTTAAGAAGACGCCTCCCGACGTGATAGACAAAGTTGTCTATATTCTTCAAGGAAAGCTTTGGCCAGACTGGAAAGGATTACCCGAGCTCGGCGTGGGCGAGAAGCTCCTCATAAAGGCCGCATCAATAGCTCTCCAAGTATCTGAGCAGGAGCTTGAGCAGCTCGCAAAGAAGCTCGGCGATATAGGCTTAGCTATTGAGAAAATAAAGCAGCAAAAAGCGCAGAAACAGCAAGCCGTCGGCCTACTTGCCTATATAAAGAAACCTAGTGGCGCAGAAGGGCTCACCGTTGAGCGCGTCTATGACACATTAGCTAAAATAGCCATGGCACAGGGCGAGGGAAGTAGGGATATCAAGCTCAAACTCCTTGCTGGCCTCTTAGCAGAAGCTTCTCCCAAAGAAGCAAAATACATTGCTCGCTTCGTTGAGGGCCGTCTCCGCCTCGGGGTCGGCGACGCCACCATCATGGAAGCCCTCGCAGTAGTATATGGTGGAAGCGCGGCCATGAGAAACATCATAGAGCGTGCATATAATCTCCGAGCAGACCTAGGAATGATTGCAAAGATACTTGCTACACAGGGAATAGAGGCCTTAAAGAACATAAAGCCTGAAGTCGGGATACCAATTAGGCCGATGCTTGCTGAGCGCTTGAATGATCCAGCAGAGATACTCAAGAAGCTGGGAGGACGAGCACTAGTAGAGTACAAGTATGACGGAGAACGCGCCCAGATCCACAAGAAGGGAGACAAGATATGGATATTCTCTCGTAGGCTAGAGAACATTACCCACATGTATCCCGACGTTGTCGAGATGGCTAAGAAATGGATTAAGGCAAACGAGGCAATTGTAGAAGGAGAGATAGTTGCAATAGACCCTGAGACAGGTGAGCTAAGACCCTTCCAGGTACTAATGAGAAGAAGACGTAAACACGACATACACTTATACCTTTCAGAGATACCTGTGGCAGTATTCTTATTCGAGTGTGTATACGCTAATGGCGAAGACTTGACAATGAAACCTCTACCCAGACGCCGAGAAACCCTCGAGAAGATAATAGAGCAGCAAGAGACCTGGCGCCTAGCAGAAGGCATTGTGACAAATAGTGCAGAGGAGCTTGAAAAGTTCTTCCTCAAAGCCATAGAGGATGGCGCAGAAGGTGTTATGGCGAAAGCGATACACGAGAAGAGCATATACCAGGCAGGTGCACGCGGCTGGCTATGGATAAAGTACAAGCGTGACTACAAGTCAGAAATGACGGACACCGTTGACCTAGTAGTGATTGGTGCATTCTATGGACGAGGACGCCGCGGGGGCAAATTTGGTGCACTCCTTATGGCTGCCTATGACCCAGATTCGGACACGTTCAAGAGCGTGTGCAAGGTTGGCAGCGGCTTCACTGATGAGGACCTTGAGCGCCTGGACGATATGCTTAAGCCGTATATTCGTGACCGCAAACCGGCTAGAGTTGATAGCCAGATGAAGCCTGATGTATGGGTTGAGCCGGCATTAGTGGCTGAAGTCATAGGCGCAGAGTTAACGCTGAGTCCAATACACACTTGTTGCTATGGATGGGTAAAGCCAGGCGCTGGGATATCGATACGGTTCCCAAGGTTCGTGCGCTGGAGGCCAGATAAAGGCCCTGAAGACGCAACCACGACCAAGGAACTCTACGAGATGTACAAGAGGCAACTTCGCAGAATAAAGGAGGAACAAACGGCTGAGCAAGCATAG
- a CDS encoding cation:proton antiporter domain-containing protein, producing MNETVMAAVLIGLLLFLSKLGEEVALRLRLPGFLGSVLAGLLISGAILGLVTPEDLAPALLLLVIGINFTLFLAGVEELANPALLVPSRREMAVSALILALSSTLVAAVTMLLRIVNGVREALALGIVIALVSAGPLAKIVLGREDIGEEELSIMRIGLLVEVEGLVVFNALVAESNIAEQLILSATFVIFIFVVGRHYLTQLFHIIERYFAVREAPFAMIVSLVLMTGYIAESIGFNAAVTALLLGMFLSEYLEERPLYLERISAFTYGFLEPLFFIGIGIYATRITAKELAIAILLLAVSLAPKLAIAKIQGLRLSQGLIYLAKGGVDAALLLSMLQDGLIGFQVYTTALTTIILSIIIASIYASSPHPHRPEVYRQRIVDLELDRDIVHIDMPADEAAKIVAEKGALVVVDDHLRPVGYITARDFVEVDPDLLENIPLRFFMRKEVPIVSKDKTLQEVLFDVSLLSEPIMAVVDEEGRVIGTLRPRKLLDVLLRKRQRQQTITGEELGSGAPAPQHPRQ from the coding sequence TTGAATGAAACCGTCATGGCTGCCGTGCTAATAGGACTGCTGCTCTTCCTCTCAAAGCTAGGCGAGGAAGTCGCGCTTAGGCTTAGGCTTCCCGGCTTCCTAGGCTCGGTACTAGCTGGCTTACTGATAAGCGGTGCTATATTAGGCTTAGTAACCCCCGAAGATCTTGCCCCTGCCCTACTGCTCCTCGTCATCGGGATTAATTTTACACTATTCCTTGCAGGCGTTGAGGAGCTTGCTAACCCTGCTTTACTCGTACCGTCACGGCGCGAGATGGCGGTATCAGCACTCATACTAGCTCTTTCGTCAACCCTGGTCGCTGCCGTGACGATGCTCCTACGCATTGTGAACGGGGTTCGAGAAGCCTTAGCTCTCGGCATCGTTATAGCCCTCGTCAGCGCAGGCCCCCTGGCGAAGATAGTGCTGGGGAGAGAGGATATCGGTGAAGAAGAGCTAAGCATTATGAGGATTGGGCTTCTTGTTGAGGTTGAAGGCCTAGTTGTGTTTAACGCGCTTGTAGCTGAAAGTAATATTGCTGAGCAATTAATCCTCTCTGCGACATTTGTCATATTCATATTCGTTGTGGGTAGGCATTACCTTACACAACTATTCCATATCATTGAGCGGTATTTTGCTGTAAGAGAGGCACCATTTGCAATGATAGTATCACTAGTGCTTATGACGGGCTATATAGCTGAGAGCATCGGGTTCAATGCAGCCGTAACTGCTCTACTTCTAGGCATGTTTCTCTCCGAGTACCTTGAGGAAAGACCTTTATACTTAGAGCGCATAAGCGCATTCACGTATGGATTCCTTGAGCCACTATTCTTCATAGGTATAGGTATCTATGCTACAAGGATAACTGCAAAAGAACTTGCTATAGCGATCCTGCTCCTTGCTGTAAGCCTTGCACCAAAGCTAGCCATAGCAAAGATTCAAGGCCTACGTTTAAGTCAAGGCTTAATTTATCTAGCAAAGGGCGGTGTTGACGCGGCATTGCTCCTCTCAATGCTACAGGACGGGCTCATAGGTTTCCAAGTCTATACTACAGCGCTGACAACAATAATACTCTCGATAATAATTGCGTCGATTTACGCATCCTCGCCTCATCCTCATCGTCCGGAAGTCTATCGGCAAAGAATAGTTGACCTAGAGCTTGATAGAGATATAGTCCATATAGATATGCCGGCAGACGAGGCGGCCAAAATAGTTGCTGAGAAGGGTGCACTCGTTGTAGTAGATGATCACCTACGGCCAGTCGGATACATAACTGCGCGAGACTTTGTTGAAGTTGACCCGGATCTACTAGAGAATATTCCGCTGAGGTTCTTTATGAGAAAAGAAGTACCCATCGTTAGCAAAGATAAGACTCTGCAAGAGGTCTTATTTGACGTCTCGCTCCTTAGTGAGCCAATAATGGCTGTTGTTGACGAAGAGGGCAGGGTAATAGGCACGCTGAGGCCTCGAAAGCTCCTTGACGTGCTCCTACGCAAAAGGCAACGTCAACAGACTATTACGGGAGAGGAGCTGGGCTCAGGAGCGCCGGCCCCGCAACATCCCCGCCAGTAA
- a CDS encoding DUF2299 domain-containing protein translates to MSKLSRDTVLAWLGESGFLVAPLTAQLPSNAEWGLLVSTPPPLQVKLRLLGLKNGDLVFGVGVNFSEKHVSEINKLKPEERVKLSAEIISSILSVCPYCRIALRESLANPVALISEILIKGDEVSKQRLVDDAARLVNVFLIVNTILWKRFPLIEVVEGKQSNIFM, encoded by the coding sequence TTGAGTAAATTGAGCCGAGACACTGTGCTAGCGTGGCTTGGTGAATCGGGGTTCTTAGTAGCACCTCTAACTGCACAGCTTCCCTCAAACGCTGAATGGGGGCTACTTGTATCAACACCTCCACCATTACAAGTTAAACTAAGGCTTCTTGGGCTCAAAAATGGCGACCTAGTATTTGGTGTCGGTGTTAATTTCTCTGAGAAGCATGTTTCTGAAATAAATAAGCTTAAGCCTGAGGAAAGGGTAAAATTATCAGCAGAGATAATCTCTTCCATTCTCAGCGTTTGCCCCTATTGTAGAATCGCTCTGAGGGAGAGCCTTGCAAACCCAGTAGCTCTTATAAGCGAGATATTAATCAAGGGCGACGAGGTCTCTAAACAGAGGCTTGTAGACGATGCTGCGCGCCTCGTAAATGTGTTTCTCATAGTTAACACTATTCTTTGGAAAAGATTCCCACTAATCGAGGTTGTTGAGGGCAAACAGTCGAATATATTCATGTAA
- a CDS encoding KaiC domain-containing protein, producing the protein MPIERVKTGIPGLDEILYGGIPRRNVVLLSGGPGTGKTIMSQQYLWNGLQMGEPGVYVALEEHPVQVRINMAQFGWDVRPYEREGTFAIVDAFTGGIGEAAKREKYVVRDPSDVGLLIDVLKEAIRDTGAQRVVIDSVSTLYLTKPSVARSVVMMLKRVLSGLGTTSFLVSQVSVTERGFGGPGVEHAADGIIRLDLDEIEGELKRSLIVWKMRGTKHSMRRHPFEITDKGIIIYHNKVLRITRRGIVEESVASTEA; encoded by the coding sequence ATGCCAATAGAACGCGTAAAGACCGGTATACCCGGGCTCGACGAAATACTCTACGGCGGTATACCTAGGAGAAACGTTGTGCTGCTGAGCGGCGGCCCCGGTACTGGCAAGACCATTATGAGCCAACAATACCTCTGGAACGGCTTACAAATGGGTGAGCCCGGTGTCTATGTTGCACTTGAGGAGCACCCTGTACAAGTGAGGATTAACATGGCACAGTTCGGCTGGGATGTCCGCCCCTACGAGCGCGAAGGAACATTTGCAATAGTTGACGCGTTTACTGGTGGCATCGGGGAGGCCGCTAAGAGAGAAAAATACGTTGTAAGAGATCCATCAGACGTCGGCCTCCTAATAGACGTCCTAAAAGAAGCAATAAGAGACACTGGCGCGCAAAGAGTCGTCATTGACTCAGTATCAACGCTCTACCTCACGAAGCCAAGCGTTGCGCGAAGCGTAGTAATGATGCTAAAGCGCGTACTAAGCGGCCTAGGCACCACTAGCTTCCTTGTAAGCCAGGTCTCTGTAACTGAGAGGGGCTTCGGAGGCCCAGGCGTAGAACACGCCGCCGACGGCATCATACGCCTAGACCTAGACGAAATAGAAGGCGAGCTCAAGCGGAGCCTCATCGTCTGGAAGATGAGAGGCACAAAGCACAGTATGAGAAGACACCCCTTCGAGATAACAGACAAAGGCATAATCATATACCATAACAAAGTCCTAAGAATAACAAGAAGAGGCATAGTAGAAGAGTCCGTAGCAAGCACAGAAGCATAA
- a CDS encoding aminotransferase-like domain-containing protein, translated as MNAVLVINPNLCKVISGWYKMTHRITDYTKYFSELAKSIKASDVRELLKVVEQGGVISLAGGLPDPRTFPKKEVAQIVAEVIDKHGDKALQYAPTKGVRYFIEAVKEFSQRHGVKVNDEDDIIVTTGSQQALYLVARAFLNPGDYIVTEEPTYLGMLSALQGLNVNFITVPIDEDGMRTDILEERLREARSQGIKPKMIYTIPTSHNPGGTTMPMDRRKHLLELAEEYDLIVFEDDPYGFITFEERDVKPLKTLDESGRVIYTSTISKILSPGMRVGWVIAHKDIVAKVELIKQGVDLHTPSFTQYIAAEALKRGIIDERIPFIKQLYREKRDAMLGALQDYMPEGTRWTRPIGGMFVWVWLPEDINSRELLNIAIRKGVAYVPGDAFYPRGGGHNTMRLNFSYPSVDEIREGVRRIAEAIKEYRASKK; from the coding sequence TTGAATGCGGTACTCGTTATTAATCCTAACCTTTGCAAAGTAATAAGTGGATGGTACAAGATGACGCACCGGATAACAGACTACACTAAGTACTTCTCCGAACTCGCTAAGTCGATAAAGGCTTCCGACGTTAGAGAGCTACTCAAGGTAGTTGAGCAAGGCGGTGTAATAAGCTTAGCTGGAGGACTTCCAGACCCCCGTACATTTCCTAAAAAAGAAGTTGCCCAAATAGTAGCAGAAGTTATAGATAAGCATGGAGACAAGGCGCTCCAATATGCTCCAACAAAGGGTGTTAGATACTTCATTGAGGCTGTTAAAGAGTTCTCGCAGCGACACGGCGTCAAGGTTAACGACGAAGACGATATAATAGTCACGACTGGTAGTCAGCAAGCACTCTACCTGGTTGCACGCGCCTTCCTAAATCCAGGAGACTACATAGTTACCGAGGAGCCGACGTACCTGGGCATGCTTAGCGCACTTCAAGGCCTCAATGTAAACTTTATCACAGTGCCTATAGACGAGGATGGTATGAGAACCGATATTCTAGAAGAAAGGCTTAGAGAAGCACGTAGCCAGGGAATAAAGCCTAAGATGATCTACACAATACCTACATCGCATAACCCAGGCGGCACCACGATGCCCATGGATAGGCGAAAGCACCTCCTCGAGCTGGCAGAAGAATATGACCTAATAGTGTTTGAGGATGATCCTTATGGTTTCATAACCTTCGAGGAGCGCGATGTAAAACCCCTTAAGACGCTTGATGAAAGTGGCAGAGTAATTTACACGAGCACAATCAGCAAGATACTCTCCCCCGGTATGAGAGTAGGCTGGGTTATAGCACACAAAGACATCGTAGCCAAGGTTGAGCTAATAAAGCAAGGAGTAGACTTGCATACACCATCCTTTACCCAATATATAGCAGCAGAGGCTCTGAAACGCGGCATAATAGACGAGAGAATACCCTTCATAAAGCAACTGTACCGCGAGAAGAGAGACGCAATGCTCGGTGCACTTCAAGACTATATGCCTGAAGGCACTAGGTGGACAAGGCCAATAGGAGGAATGTTTGTCTGGGTATGGCTACCAGAAGACATCAACAGCAGGGAACTACTGAACATAGCGATAAGGAAAGGCGTAGCATACGTACCTGGCGACGCCTTCTACCCAAGAGGAGGAGGACACAACACAATGAGGCTCAACTTCAGCTATCCAAGTGTAGACGAGATACGAGAAGGTGTAAGGAGAATAGCTGAGGCAATAAAGGAGTACCGCGCGTCTAAGAAGTAA
- a CDS encoding sugar phosphate isomerase/epimerase family protein: MGSLVVSTRMIPVELSRAVEILYSMGFELIDINYANVERSETDYPSIANIMRLSLLTAVKLGAKPVTLHAPWEDYFIVYLGKGLEHAVGEAKIFLEIAGSYGVEVVVFHGFSSKRVGSYRAEWLNKRFFSELAEYAEKEGLPIVAVENSSGAKPLNQIENLRKLVESIDSPKLMACIDTGHAFINGYDLVKADKALSPLTPICLHLHDNRGRRDEHLPIGCGGINWLQARLAKSLGSAEYFVLESDCTSDPVDSCKAQVLATVGSARSVLKGWLS, from the coding sequence ATGGGCTCACTTGTTGTATCAACGAGAATGATACCGGTGGAGCTATCGAGAGCTGTTGAAATACTCTACTCAATGGGATTTGAGCTTATCGATATAAACTATGCAAATGTTGAAAGGAGCGAGACCGACTATCCATCAATAGCCAATATTATGCGCTTATCTCTATTGACCGCTGTAAAGCTTGGGGCAAAACCAGTAACGCTTCACGCACCCTGGGAGGACTACTTCATAGTCTATCTCGGAAAGGGCCTAGAACACGCAGTTGGTGAAGCCAAGATATTCCTCGAGATAGCTGGAAGCTATGGCGTCGAAGTAGTGGTTTTCCACGGATTCAGCTCAAAGAGAGTAGGCAGCTATCGAGCAGAGTGGCTCAATAAGCGCTTCTTCTCGGAATTAGCGGAGTACGCCGAGAAGGAAGGCTTGCCAATTGTCGCTGTAGAGAATTCCTCAGGGGCTAAGCCTTTGAACCAGATAGAAAATCTCCGAAAACTCGTAGAGAGCATTGATAGCCCTAAGCTAATGGCTTGCATTGACACTGGTCACGCCTTCATAAACGGCTATGACTTGGTAAAAGCGGATAAAGCGTTATCACCACTAACTCCTATTTGTCTACACTTGCACGATAATCGTGGAAGACGAGATGAGCATTTGCCAATAGGGTGTGGAGGGATTAACTGGCTTCAAGCTCGCCTAGCAAAGAGTTTAGGAAGTGCAGAGTATTTTGTCCTGGAATCTGATTGCACTTCTGACCCAGTAGATAGTTGTAAGGCCCAAGTATTGGCAACAGTGGGCAGTGCCCGTAGCGTTTTAAAAGGCTGGTTATCTTAA
- a CDS encoding transcriptional regulator translates to MPSDKAIGVALLVVGVLVILFYAFALFAPSAIGLNEEFSMLLIKITIFIAVAAVMGILAWIGYTLATTPPPKPIEEIEKEIEEELKKLEKELQESEKSEQKQ, encoded by the coding sequence TTGCCTAGTGATAAGGCGATCGGTGTAGCACTCCTCGTTGTAGGTGTGTTAGTCATATTGTTCTACGCGTTTGCCCTCTTCGCGCCGAGCGCTATCGGGCTAAATGAAGAGTTTAGCATGCTGCTAATAAAAATAACAATATTCATAGCCGTTGCAGCAGTTATGGGGATACTGGCGTGGATAGGTTATACTTTAGCAACTACTCCTCCGCCAAAGCCCATAGAGGAGATCGAGAAAGAAATCGAAGAGGAGCTCAAGAAGCTTGAAAAAGAGCTTCAAGAGAGTGAAAAGAGCGAGCAGAAACAATAA
- a CDS encoding rhomboid family intramembrane serine protease: MKNLRLPKFTNEIPLAIEEEPTYGYETPWATYAIIFLNVAVYAITSAQNFFIQSTDYWISRLGFLPLGLLSDTTHFYRIFTAMFTHADILHILFNMYFLYLFGRAVERTMGHTRFVIHYLISGIFAAIIHTLFMYILSPAGLSIPSVGASGAISGVLGAYLLLYPGTRLAACMFFFIIPFCFELSAALWILFWFMLQVFEGFYLAASSTVAFFAHAGGFVAGIAFLPMFIDRHRLAVLKTLASARRLFGFIIFVPMYYIKRGLNPLTKTVLLVLISMLLIGSLTPLIYTKNFTTATYTVHWNKDGSEKAYLGVLDSHIITAGDTIDSKVLLDVLVNSGIIYNPKLAGREVLGPLIQLGHMTLQLGIHSIEAKYAITAHSIVYDKSGLMRAASLIVNIVTPQGGGTLNAKLELARLQNATTFIELIGLATLLVIIGSMIVVAFKDEELVITPE, from the coding sequence TTGAAAAATCTGCGCCTCCCTAAGTTTACTAACGAGATTCCCCTGGCTATTGAGGAAGAACCAACTTACGGATATGAGACGCCCTGGGCTACATACGCAATAATATTCCTCAACGTAGCTGTCTACGCCATCACATCGGCACAGAACTTCTTTATACAGTCAACAGACTACTGGATCTCAAGACTAGGATTCCTGCCTCTAGGGCTTCTAAGCGACACGACGCACTTCTACCGAATATTTACTGCCATGTTTACTCACGCAGATATACTCCACATTCTCTTCAACATGTACTTCCTCTACCTCTTCGGAAGAGCAGTCGAACGCACCATGGGGCACACAAGGTTCGTTATACACTACCTCATAAGTGGCATCTTCGCAGCAATAATACACACGCTATTCATGTATATACTCTCTCCGGCCGGCTTAAGCATACCAAGTGTCGGTGCAAGCGGAGCCATAAGCGGAGTCCTAGGAGCATACCTCCTCCTCTACCCCGGAACAAGGCTTGCCGCATGCATGTTCTTCTTCATAATACCATTCTGCTTCGAACTATCCGCCGCACTATGGATACTCTTCTGGTTCATGCTTCAAGTATTCGAGGGATTCTACCTCGCAGCCTCAAGCACGGTAGCGTTCTTCGCCCACGCAGGAGGCTTCGTGGCAGGAATAGCGTTCTTGCCGATGTTTATTGATAGGCATCGTCTCGCCGTATTAAAGACCCTTGCATCTGCTAGACGCCTCTTCGGATTCATAATATTCGTGCCAATGTATTACATAAAACGCGGACTAAATCCCTTAACAAAGACCGTGCTCCTAGTCCTCATATCAATGCTCCTCATAGGCTCACTAACCCCGCTGATCTACACCAAGAACTTTACAACCGCCACGTACACCGTACACTGGAACAAAGACGGGAGCGAGAAAGCCTACCTCGGCGTATTAGACTCCCATATAATTACCGCAGGGGACACAATAGATTCAAAGGTATTGCTAGATGTATTGGTTAATAGCGGTATAATCTATAACCCGAAACTTGCCGGCAGAGAAGTACTAGGACCCCTTATACAGCTAGGCCATATGACCTTACAGCTCGGAATCCATAGCATAGAGGCAAAGTACGCCATAACCGCGCACAGCATTGTATACGACAAAAGCGGGTTAATGAGAGCTGCAAGCCTCATAGTCAATATAGTAACACCACAAGGCGGGGGAACACTAAATGCAAAACTAGAGCTAGCTAGGCTTCAAAACGCGACAACTTTCATTGAACTCATCGGTCTAGCAACACTCCTCGTAATAATTGGGAGCATGATCGTGGTCGCATTTAAGGACGAAGAACTAGTAATAACTCCTGAGTAA
- a CDS encoding TldD/PmbA family protein, protein MSEYQDLLASAVSEALRLGVDFADFRLERTRFTIIEKRDESTSISSGNDYGVAVRVFLNGAMGFAFTTRISRESIISALKKAYAMARGSRGDLPKPVLMDPAEDYYEAPVKKSIIDVPVDLKVNDILEFDKMLAQNQLVKSRTIRYVERVEERYYASTEERYLAEKRELAYMYASVFGSKEGVRASAHIVKGTTKGYVLWEKYPLDKTANELLNRLEVQLRAKSPKPGNFPVVIAPEALGVFVHEAFGHLAEADLVASGSVLRDKRGKQVASELVTIVDDPTIDDGFGTLKYDDEGVRTAKAVIVEKGIHKDIMTDRIHAALFNVDPTGNGRAESFRYAPLVRMRNTVMLPGDHSLDELLREIKFGYYIVSTAGGQTNLDGSFQVGIEEAYEIVNGEIGEPVRNLSIAGNTLETLFNIDAVGKDFQLFYGRCGKGQLVYVSDGGPHVRVRKITVGGR, encoded by the coding sequence ATGAGCGAGTACCAGGACTTATTGGCAAGTGCTGTCTCAGAGGCCCTTAGACTTGGAGTAGATTTCGCGGACTTCAGGCTCGAAAGGACAAGGTTTACTATTATAGAGAAGCGCGATGAATCCACAAGTATATCCTCCGGCAACGACTATGGTGTTGCTGTTAGGGTTTTCCTAAACGGTGCAATGGGCTTCGCATTTACTACGAGGATAAGCCGCGAATCAATAATAAGTGCGTTGAAGAAAGCATATGCTATGGCTCGCGGCTCTAGGGGCGACCTCCCAAAGCCGGTACTTATGGATCCTGCCGAGGACTACTATGAAGCTCCTGTGAAAAAGAGCATCATTGACGTACCTGTTGATTTGAAGGTGAACGACATACTTGAGTTTGATAAGATGCTTGCACAAAACCAGCTCGTAAAGTCCCGGACAATAAGGTATGTTGAACGCGTTGAAGAACGCTACTATGCTAGTACGGAGGAACGATATCTTGCAGAAAAACGTGAACTCGCATACATGTATGCCTCGGTGTTTGGCTCTAAGGAGGGGGTCAGAGCATCTGCACACATCGTGAAGGGTACGACAAAAGGGTATGTGCTCTGGGAAAAATACCCATTAGACAAGACAGCTAACGAGCTCCTCAATAGGCTTGAGGTGCAGCTTAGGGCTAAGAGCCCTAAGCCGGGCAACTTCCCGGTTGTTATTGCACCAGAAGCCCTCGGAGTCTTTGTGCATGAGGCATTCGGCCACTTAGCTGAGGCAGACTTGGTTGCGTCTGGTAGCGTGCTTAGGGATAAGAGAGGGAAGCAGGTGGCTTCTGAGCTAGTAACGATAGTTGATGACCCAACCATTGATGATGGATTTGGTACGCTTAAATATGATGACGAAGGCGTTAGGACGGCTAAGGCTGTAATTGTTGAGAAGGGCATACATAAGGACATAATGACCGATAGGATACATGCAGCGCTCTTCAACGTTGACCCCACTGGTAATGGCCGCGCCGAATCATTTAGATATGCACCCCTCGTGCGTATGAGGAACACCGTAATGCTTCCCGGAGATCATAGCCTAGACGAGCTTTTGAGAGAAATCAAGTTCGGCTACTACATAGTATCAACTGCTGGCGGCCAAACAAACCTTGATGGAAGCTTCCAAGTAGGGATTGAGGAAGCATATGAGATAGTTAACGGCGAGATAGGGGAACCTGTCCGCAACCTCAGCATTGCTGGCAACACACTTGAAACACTATTCAACATAGATGCTGTAGGAAAGGACTTCCAACTATTTTACGGCAGGTGTGGTAAAGGCCAGCTCGTATACGTTTCTGATGGAGGACCCCATGTACGCGTAAGGAAAATCACAGTTGGTGGTCGCTGA